In one Leptospira fletcheri genomic region, the following are encoded:
- a CDS encoding ABC transporter permease gives MGRITYLRFAFSLFFRDATTSFLHIFFSTFFATGLILSFFSIRTDKSVSDVSSIDLFRNSPYLVLALSSVALIFMGIVRTTSRSGDTGIMMAVGGNRFGCILLETTELWIIHGFGFLLASLAGVLYPPGNPALVSVLDYVSAFFYESALLGLAGGCTAFLHTLVDPYRSIRRGK, from the coding sequence ATGGGAAGAATCACCTACCTTCGGTTCGCCTTCTCCCTGTTCTTTCGGGACGCGACTACAAGTTTTCTTCATATCTTCTTCTCCACGTTCTTCGCGACCGGCCTGATCCTGAGTTTTTTCTCGATTCGGACGGACAAATCCGTTTCCGACGTTTCTAGTATCGATCTCTTCCGCAATTCTCCCTACTTGGTTTTGGCTCTTTCTAGCGTCGCCCTGATTTTTATGGGAATTGTTCGGACGACGAGTCGCTCCGGAGACACCGGAATTATGATGGCTGTAGGCGGAAATCGCTTCGGCTGCATCCTACTGGAAACGACGGAACTCTGGATCATTCACGGTTTCGGCTTCCTTTTGGCCTCCCTTGCCGGTGTTCTTTACCCGCCCGGAAATCCGGCCTTGGTATCCGTATTGGATTATGTGAGCGCCTTCTTCTATGAATCCGCTCTGCTCGGTCTTGCAGGAGGATGCACCGCCTTCCTTCATACATTAGTCGATCCGTACAGATCTATCCGGAGGGGAAAATGA
- a CDS encoding restriction endonuclease, which translates to MIFVILIAAGIILIVAAGSFLIQSKRDAFEKALALAAMGNYVDSRILIRDILDANPSNVRAHFIMAKIYAMEGDTINEARHLEKIKKIGSYDKEISEAAVSNRIADIYYQQDLFEESVFHYVDTLSVDPENLEANIRVAFMALGQKEFGIADKFLSRVPDEKVKMTALFIAKGVVAATLRKGDPKPYFQKAYEEEPNSAVAGFLYALTLSRSGEYDEAIRVANSVVDLIPDEYVRYTLFQFIMLEFLLKGDFNEALKHSRLCMEIARNNGWKQELIDSDYHFALIAVKIGRLEEASEYLIEAESERVDDERIVELANYKYQLETKRLEAGKPAKSGYIPDQELGRLFPELFPVERYFEISGLKSSKSFHIKGIIDEEGGKIVAEIGKIGISAMDHFRALKGVEFKNLCVKVVIALNYTISREVPNKEGDGLNFMGLSKTDKETRALFKFRRWKDAKISDIFLRDTLSQVKDMGLDKAFIVGDAEFTDGARRFLADNSSRLSVLYGKDLEELLKKALRTPG; encoded by the coding sequence ATGATCTTCGTAATTCTTATTGCAGCAGGTATCATCCTGATCGTAGCAGCTGGATCTTTTTTGATTCAGTCCAAAAGAGACGCATTTGAAAAGGCATTGGCGCTCGCGGCGATGGGGAATTACGTCGATTCCCGGATTTTAATCCGGGATATTTTGGATGCGAATCCTTCCAACGTGAGGGCTCATTTCATCATGGCGAAAATTTACGCCATGGAAGGCGATACCATCAACGAAGCCAGACACCTGGAAAAGATCAAAAAGATCGGCTCTTATGATAAAGAGATTTCGGAAGCGGCCGTATCGAACCGGATTGCGGATATCTATTACCAACAGGATCTTTTCGAGGAATCCGTTTTTCACTACGTTGATACTCTGAGCGTTGACCCGGAAAATCTGGAAGCGAATATAAGAGTCGCTTTCATGGCTTTGGGCCAGAAGGAATTCGGAATTGCCGACAAGTTCCTGTCTAGAGTTCCGGATGAAAAAGTCAAAATGACCGCCTTGTTTATCGCAAAAGGAGTGGTGGCGGCCACCTTACGGAAGGGGGATCCCAAGCCGTATTTCCAAAAAGCCTATGAAGAAGAACCTAATTCCGCGGTAGCCGGCTTTTTGTACGCGCTTACGCTTTCCCGTTCCGGAGAATACGACGAGGCGATACGGGTTGCGAACTCCGTCGTGGATCTGATTCCGGACGAATACGTTCGCTATACATTATTCCAATTCATCATGTTGGAGTTCCTGCTCAAGGGGGACTTTAACGAGGCTTTGAAACATTCCCGGCTCTGTATGGAGATCGCTAGAAACAACGGTTGGAAACAGGAACTCATCGATTCGGATTACCATTTCGCTTTGATTGCGGTCAAAATCGGTCGTCTGGAGGAAGCCAGCGAATATCTGATCGAGGCGGAGTCGGAAAGGGTCGACGACGAAAGAATCGTGGAATTGGCCAATTATAAATACCAGTTAGAAACGAAGAGATTGGAAGCGGGAAAACCGGCCAAAAGCGGGTACATTCCCGACCAGGAGCTAGGGCGGTTGTTCCCGGAACTTTTTCCGGTAGAGAGATATTTCGAAATCTCAGGATTGAAATCCTCGAAATCTTTTCACATCAAAGGAATTATCGATGAGGAAGGCGGCAAGATCGTAGCCGAAATCGGAAAAATCGGGATCAGCGCCATGGATCATTTCCGCGCTCTGAAAGGTGTGGAATTCAAAAACCTTTGCGTCAAGGTGGTCATCGCTTTGAACTATACGATCAGTCGGGAAGTTCCGAATAAAGAAGGCGACGGTCTCAATTTCATGGGTTTAAGTAAGACGGATAAGGAAACAAGAGCCCTATTTAAATTCAGAAGATGGAAGGACGCAAAAATCTCGGACATTTTCCTGAGAGATACTCTCAGTCAGGTCAAAGACATGGGCCTGGACAAAGCCTTTATCGTAGGAGATGCGGAATTTACGGACGGCGCACGCAGATTCTTGGCGGACAATTCTTCCCGACTGTCCGTATTGTACGGAAAGGACCTGGAAGAACTCTTGAAAAAAGCATTGAGAACTCCCGGGTAG
- a CDS encoding adenylate/guanylate cyclase domain-containing protein produces the protein MFQEANLEQKEKSLEGFSNLDKSDVRTFIGHLRKADVWDLIRINPFRFASKTGFDSAKSLDLFLHGAKIGLFDVAYNMVCPACGGVASSHKSLDEIDQNSFHCYICNIDVPTTLDDQVEVTFTIHPSVKRIDFTALSLQDVQSYYNFHFSQNYKKSPQLLQFLSTTLRGLLNMEPNATVTIEVDAENLKVYQFTSVENNSAAFLHFDKEGPQTLNTVELNLLPSGFTPSELHLPKGKYEVKITNRTINKAGGLHLAPNPGRISEITKLHPTTISEFLTAKNLLNNQTFRDLFRVQQLRSDLNLNVKSLTIMFTDLRGSTEMYDKAGDMIAYKLVQEHFRLLMEAVKKHNGAIVKTMGDAIMATFSSPVEGLLASLEMMSRIHRMNQEAHTEGFEIGLKVGLNEGPSLAVINDERLDYFGQSVNIAARVQGLAQAGEIWVTQSVLKTPGVDRMLSEKGYVWETSEASLKGVGRKAVVHRLFKNVA, from the coding sequence ATGTTTCAAGAAGCCAATCTGGAGCAAAAGGAAAAATCACTGGAAGGGTTTTCCAACCTGGACAAGTCCGACGTTCGGACTTTTATCGGACATTTGAGAAAAGCGGACGTTTGGGATCTGATCCGGATCAATCCGTTCCGATTTGCATCGAAGACCGGTTTCGATTCCGCTAAATCTTTGGATCTATTTCTACATGGCGCAAAAATCGGCCTTTTCGACGTAGCTTATAATATGGTCTGTCCCGCCTGCGGAGGAGTCGCTTCTAGTCATAAGTCCCTGGATGAGATCGATCAAAATTCCTTTCATTGCTATATTTGTAATATAGATGTTCCCACCACTTTGGACGACCAAGTCGAAGTCACGTTTACGATCCATCCTTCGGTAAAACGAATCGACTTTACGGCTCTTTCCCTGCAAGACGTCCAATCCTATTACAACTTTCATTTTTCGCAAAACTACAAGAAATCCCCGCAGTTACTGCAGTTTTTGAGCACGACCCTCCGCGGATTGTTGAATATGGAACCGAACGCCACGGTTACGATCGAGGTGGACGCAGAGAATCTGAAGGTATATCAGTTTACGTCGGTGGAAAACAATTCCGCCGCCTTTCTCCACTTCGATAAGGAAGGTCCTCAGACCTTGAATACTGTGGAGTTGAATCTTCTCCCCTCGGGATTTACTCCTTCGGAACTGCATCTTCCCAAGGGTAAGTACGAGGTCAAGATCACGAATCGTACCATCAATAAGGCCGGCGGGTTGCATCTTGCTCCCAATCCCGGTCGGATCTCGGAAATTACCAAACTTCATCCTACTACGATTTCCGAATTCCTGACGGCCAAAAATCTGCTGAATAACCAGACTTTCCGCGATTTGTTCCGAGTGCAGCAGTTGCGGTCCGATTTAAATCTGAACGTCAAAAGTCTTACGATCATGTTCACCGATCTAAGAGGTTCCACGGAGATGTACGATAAGGCCGGCGACATGATCGCATACAAATTGGTTCAAGAGCATTTCCGACTCTTAATGGAGGCTGTTAAGAAACATAACGGCGCCATAGTAAAGACGATGGGGGACGCAATCATGGCCACGTTTTCCTCTCCCGTCGAAGGACTGTTGGCTTCCCTCGAGATGATGAGCAGGATCCATCGTATGAATCAGGAGGCACATACCGAAGGCTTCGAGATCGGATTGAAGGTGGGTTTGAACGAGGGGCCTTCGTTAGCCGTCATCAATGATGAGAGATTGGACTATTTCGGTCAGAGTGTGAATATAGCTGCGAGAGTACAGGGTCTTGCGCAAGCCGGAGAAATCTGGGTAACCCAATCCGTCCTGAAAACTCCGGGAGTGGATCGCATGCTGAGCGAAAAAGGGTACGTCTGGGAAACCTCCGAGGCCTCGCTGAAAGGAGTGGGGCGCAAAGCGGTGGTTCATCGGTTGTTCAAAAACGTGGCCTGA
- a CDS encoding histidine triad nucleotide-binding protein, producing the protein MNDANCLFCRIIRKEIPAKIAYEDETILAFHDISPQAPVHVLVIPKKHYVSLDELGEEEKNLAGELLFRIRELARSLGLAPNGYRVVNNRGPQGGQTVFHLHFHLLGGRQMTWPPG; encoded by the coding sequence ATGAACGACGCAAACTGTCTTTTTTGTAGGATTATCCGGAAGGAAATCCCCGCCAAAATCGCCTATGAAGACGAGACTATATTAGCATTTCATGATATTTCTCCCCAAGCGCCGGTTCACGTTTTAGTTATCCCGAAAAAACATTACGTATCACTGGACGAACTAGGAGAAGAGGAAAAGAATCTGGCCGGGGAACTTCTCTTTCGCATCCGGGAATTGGCGAGGTCTCTCGGACTGGCCCCAAACGGCTACCGCGTGGTCAACAATAGAGGTCCGCAAGGCGGTCAAACCGTATTCCACTTGCATTTTCATCTGTTAGGCGGTCGACAGATGACCTGGCCTCCGGGCTGA
- a CDS encoding LA_2478/LA_2722/LA_4182 family protein — protein sequence MRISILLSLTALCILSLGDCKSSKSPEERLMELAPKFQKVMCSKTIECTKDELAKVPAQYRNMIPPFMQSEENCEAYFKENFEKARKARQEKKQEVTSEMVTSFETCIAAVEKTTCDFYKGSHGKQRTIPGCEDMQKFSAN from the coding sequence ATGAGAATTTCAATCCTGCTATCGCTAACCGCTCTCTGTATTCTTTCCTTAGGAGATTGCAAATCTTCCAAATCTCCCGAGGAAAGGCTAATGGAGTTGGCCCCGAAATTCCAAAAAGTCATGTGTTCTAAGACAATAGAATGTACGAAAGACGAGCTCGCGAAAGTTCCGGCCCAATACCGGAATATGATTCCTCCGTTTATGCAATCGGAAGAGAATTGCGAGGCTTATTTCAAGGAAAATTTCGAGAAGGCTCGTAAAGCGCGTCAGGAAAAGAAACAGGAAGTCACTTCGGAGATGGTCACCTCATTTGAAACCTGCATTGCCGCAGTGGAAAAAACGACCTGCGATTTCTATAAAGGAAGCCATGGAAAACAGCGCACGATCCCCGGTTGCGAGGACATGCAAAAATTCTCCGCGAATTGA
- a CDS encoding lysylphosphatidylglycerol synthase transmembrane domain-containing protein has product MKKLAVGILISGISLGFLFWKLDLSGFANIRERWEPIYLLPFFIAIIWGLSLFSWRWYLLLGKKIPFKTALLSSFIGVGANQFLPARGGDIFRLYLCKKDSDANYGSLVSALFLEKVLDFAFIFSAGLGAFFLLGIHQDFVRFLLPLLGIVSILGVLVFVRFFHKRIASMGETLFSKVGKGEFFRSKLSPLVLELGGFLSLNNAGKHGLLTGCTWLFGYGLHYTLLQYLVGIHLSPMETVFIMFCGAVGVMVPSAPSGAGVYHASITSGFVLLGRESSEGLVYATTVHLGQMVSLGILTAVLYTYWSLTGKERVPAE; this is encoded by the coding sequence TTGAAAAAACTCGCGGTCGGAATCTTAATCAGCGGTATTTCCTTGGGTTTCCTGTTCTGGAAATTGGATCTTTCCGGTTTTGCTAATATTCGGGAAAGATGGGAACCGATTTATTTGCTCCCTTTTTTTATTGCGATCATCTGGGGCCTGTCGCTTTTTTCTTGGAGATGGTACCTTCTACTCGGAAAAAAGATCCCGTTTAAGACCGCGCTTCTCTCTTCGTTTATCGGCGTGGGAGCAAATCAATTCCTTCCCGCACGAGGCGGCGATATTTTCCGATTGTACTTATGCAAAAAGGATTCCGACGCCAACTACGGATCTCTGGTAAGCGCTCTCTTTCTGGAAAAAGTTTTGGATTTCGCCTTTATCTTCAGCGCAGGACTCGGCGCTTTCTTCCTGCTCGGCATTCACCAGGATTTCGTGCGTTTCCTATTGCCCCTCCTAGGAATCGTTTCCATCCTGGGTGTCCTCGTTTTCGTACGTTTTTTCCACAAACGGATCGCGTCGATGGGAGAAACATTATTTTCAAAAGTGGGAAAAGGGGAATTTTTCCGCAGCAAACTCTCCCCTCTCGTACTGGAGCTGGGCGGATTTTTAAGTCTGAACAATGCGGGAAAGCACGGCTTACTCACCGGATGCACTTGGCTCTTCGGTTACGGACTCCATTATACTTTGCTACAGTATTTGGTAGGAATCCACTTAAGTCCGATGGAGACGGTATTCATTATGTTTTGCGGAGCGGTCGGAGTCATGGTACCTTCTGCCCCTTCCGGCGCAGGAGTATACCACGCTTCCATTACTTCGGGATTCGTCTTATTAGGAAGGGAAAGTTCGGAAGGATTGGTGTACGCCACCACGGTACATCTAGGACAGATGGTTTCGTTGGGAATCTTGACGGCAGTTCTTTATACGTATTGGTCTCTTACCGGAAAGGAACGTGTTCCCGCGGAATGA
- a CDS encoding TolC family protein: MRIHRSLQQNETRFRCFGERGISFAILSVVCGFFFFFSFDRLLSSETIPFESSGEEKTEHFSPRYVPISGAEHSEVQTRLIDWDIDRLTEYAVSNNPLYLSEKQNVGISRGAVITASLYRNPIFQFQQQFIGGNPNTQGGSPETAPALYQDLDVYGVVPLRTRVAKKSFEASIADFRNFDRMFRMRLRQNYWAFVFLTLLVDTNKEFYENYSDLLELTKFRVQKGDISPLEFERLELERIQVERFYRDAIVRRQAIEKDLRILSGLTEREGIFAFQVESMRFRSLEDLGLRLKDATSPGDRPDIVALEQRLQEKKMNIELQRKESLGWLQVGGEWRMKGSENYGGVFAMIPIPLNDRGQGKIYAAKEEYKKFELALDAKKREVDAEIEAAKKELLAREELLTKYERINLLQKNKQLEEKSRIAYVRGASDQVTFLQAEKNYLFILREYYDLLYLYFNAVEAFRAATGKNSDYPSKIHSKGDER; this comes from the coding sequence ATGCGAATCCATCGATCTTTGCAGCAAAATGAAACGAGGTTTCGGTGTTTCGGAGAACGCGGAATCTCTTTTGCGATCCTCTCGGTCGTCTGCGGATTCTTTTTTTTCTTTTCTTTCGATCGTCTTCTTTCGTCGGAAACGATTCCATTCGAATCTTCGGGAGAAGAGAAAACGGAACATTTTAGTCCGAGATATGTTCCGATTTCCGGAGCGGAACATTCGGAAGTTCAGACCAGGCTGATCGACTGGGATATAGATCGTCTGACCGAATACGCCGTTTCCAACAATCCGTTGTATCTTTCGGAAAAACAGAACGTGGGAATTTCCCGGGGGGCCGTGATTACCGCCTCCTTGTACCGAAATCCGATTTTCCAATTCCAGCAACAATTTATCGGAGGAAATCCGAATACACAAGGAGGAAGTCCGGAAACCGCTCCCGCTCTCTACCAGGACCTGGACGTTTACGGAGTCGTACCTTTACGGACTCGGGTCGCCAAAAAATCCTTCGAAGCATCCATAGCGGATTTTCGGAATTTCGATCGAATGTTTCGGATGAGACTCAGGCAGAACTATTGGGCTTTCGTCTTCCTGACCTTGCTCGTGGATACCAATAAGGAATTTTACGAGAATTACAGCGACCTTCTGGAACTTACGAAATTTCGGGTCCAAAAAGGGGATATTTCCCCTCTGGAATTCGAGAGGTTGGAGTTAGAAAGGATTCAGGTGGAGAGATTCTACAGGGACGCGATCGTTCGGAGGCAGGCGATCGAAAAGGACCTAAGGATTTTGAGCGGTCTTACGGAACGGGAAGGTATTTTCGCTTTTCAGGTGGAATCGATGAGGTTCCGCTCTTTGGAGGATTTGGGTTTAAGGCTCAAAGATGCGACGTCCCCCGGCGATCGTCCGGACATCGTAGCTTTGGAACAAAGGCTCCAGGAAAAGAAAATGAATATAGAACTCCAAAGAAAAGAGTCGTTGGGTTGGCTTCAGGTCGGCGGGGAATGGCGGATGAAGGGAAGCGAGAATTACGGGGGAGTGTTCGCCATGATTCCGATTCCGTTGAATGATAGAGGACAGGGAAAAATCTACGCCGCCAAGGAAGAATACAAGAAATTCGAATTGGCTTTGGACGCGAAAAAAAGGGAAGTGGACGCCGAAATCGAGGCGGCGAAAAAGGAATTGTTGGCTCGGGAAGAACTGCTTACCAAATACGAAAGGATTAATCTATTACAAAAAAATAAACAATTGGAGGAAAAATCCAGGATCGCTTACGTGCGCGGCGCTTCCGATCAGGTCACTTTTCTCCAGGCCGAAAAAAACTATCTTTTCATTTTACGCGAATATTACGATCTTTTGTATCTTTACTTCAACGCCGTGGAGGCTTTTCGGGCCGCGACGGGAAAAAACTCCGACTACCCATCCAAAATCCATTCAAAAGGAGACGAAAGATGA
- a CDS encoding beta-ketoacyl-[acyl-carrier-protein] synthase family protein — MEKMKNGKNSRVVITGIGVILPNTFTVQDFWTNISEGKSQLDFISRFSTENFPVKVAGEMNTFDWKRHLPELGEKHAKNYNTETFALMSAMEEANKDAKIAKNSLDPSRVGFIDSSSRASLSWWEFAWKKYLEEKDENIFDRYSVLTSMASNPTNLTAINANIQGFVTTISAACVGGHHAISLCYQAIRKGRAEVMYAGGHEFPLLKPLMMMYSDPISRVMSMEKENPKRGIRPYDKNRDGFLLGEGAVVLVLERLDRALERGARIYAEVLGTYSYNEADHALRMDLTGKKAATGLKHLIRISNLHLGDIDYFCGHGTGTYNNDLAESRAVSHLYEGKPKFHWSPVGSIKPIFGHTFGAAGIINVAATSLMLRNQIICPTINLTDPDPECDHDHVAEGARKTRLRYAVSMAFAIGSQSSFVSLAAPDF, encoded by the coding sequence ATGGAAAAAATGAAAAACGGAAAGAACTCTAGAGTGGTCATCACCGGAATAGGAGTCATTCTCCCGAACACGTTCACCGTTCAGGATTTTTGGACCAACATTTCCGAAGGAAAATCCCAATTGGATTTTATCTCCCGTTTTTCCACGGAAAATTTTCCCGTGAAAGTAGCCGGCGAAATGAATACTTTCGATTGGAAAAGGCACCTTCCGGAGTTGGGCGAAAAACACGCAAAGAATTACAATACGGAGACCTTCGCCCTGATGTCCGCCATGGAAGAGGCGAATAAGGATGCCAAAATCGCGAAGAATTCCCTAGACCCGTCACGGGTCGGATTCATCGATTCTTCCTCCCGCGCCTCTCTTTCCTGGTGGGAATTCGCGTGGAAAAAGTATCTGGAGGAAAAGGACGAGAACATATTCGATCGCTATTCCGTTTTGACTTCCATGGCTTCCAACCCCACCAATCTCACTGCTATAAACGCGAATATACAGGGATTCGTGACCACCATTTCCGCCGCTTGCGTAGGAGGCCATCACGCCATCAGTCTCTGCTACCAAGCGATCCGTAAAGGAAGGGCGGAAGTCATGTATGCCGGAGGTCACGAGTTCCCCCTTCTCAAACCTCTCATGATGATGTATTCCGATCCGATAAGTCGGGTCATGTCCATGGAAAAGGAAAATCCGAAGCGAGGGATCCGCCCTTACGACAAGAATCGGGACGGATTCTTATTGGGAGAAGGAGCCGTCGTCTTAGTGCTGGAAAGACTGGATCGTGCCTTGGAGAGAGGAGCGAGAATCTACGCCGAAGTTCTGGGAACCTACAGTTACAACGAAGCCGACCATGCGTTACGAATGGACCTGACGGGAAAAAAAGCCGCCACAGGATTAAAACACCTGATCCGAATCAGCAACCTGCATTTGGGAGATATAGACTATTTTTGCGGCCACGGAACAGGAACGTATAATAACGATTTGGCGGAGAGTAGAGCCGTTTCCCACTTGTACGAAGGAAAACCCAAATTTCATTGGTCGCCGGTAGGCTCCATCAAACCGATCTTCGGACACACATTCGGGGCCGCCGGAATCATAAACGTAGCCGCGACTTCCTTGATGCTTCGGAACCAGATCATTTGCCCTACCATCAATCTAACGGACCCTGATCCGGAATGCGACCACGACCACGTCGCGGAGGGCGCTAGAAAAACAAGATTGCGATACGCCGTATCCATGGCCTTTGCGATCGGCAGCCAGTCGTCTTTTGTCAGTCTGGCGGCTCCCGATTTTTAA
- a CDS encoding ROK family protein has protein sequence MKSFLGLDIGAQSVKACKADEHGSILFESSVSTGSEMEGETFLTSLKKLVSELLQKGQVSAIGLGSPGPIDKDKGILLSSANLPKLKDVPVVPYLKETFGLPVYYDNDANCAALGEYWYGQGKGSPNLLVLTLGTGIGGGWIHEGKLFDGYKGNSMEVGHTTIRPGGSLCGCGHKGCAEAYFSASGFSTRYKELTGGTFRNAEEFFARVEKGEPEARKILDEGREVLAELIRNLIHILNPECIVLSGGLARSYSLFGKPLENRVREIIFPVFRDHVRILAGGSITGALGAASLCLGRNE, from the coding sequence ATGAAATCCTTTTTGGGATTGGACATCGGCGCACAAAGCGTTAAGGCATGTAAGGCGGACGAACACGGATCCATTCTATTCGAATCCTCGGTTTCCACAGGATCGGAGATGGAGGGAGAAACGTTTTTGACCTCCTTGAAAAAACTGGTATCCGAACTCCTGCAAAAAGGTCAGGTATCCGCGATCGGGCTCGGAAGCCCCGGTCCGATCGATAAGGACAAAGGAATTCTGTTATCATCCGCCAATCTTCCCAAACTCAAGGACGTCCCTGTCGTTCCCTATCTCAAGGAGACGTTCGGACTTCCCGTTTATTACGACAACGACGCGAATTGCGCCGCGTTAGGGGAATATTGGTACGGACAAGGCAAAGGATCCCCCAATCTACTCGTACTGACCTTGGGAACGGGAATAGGGGGAGGCTGGATTCACGAAGGCAAACTATTCGACGGTTACAAAGGCAACAGCATGGAGGTGGGCCACACTACGATCCGCCCCGGCGGATCTCTCTGCGGGTGCGGTCACAAAGGCTGCGCGGAAGCGTATTTCAGTGCCAGCGGATTTTCCACTAGATACAAAGAACTGACCGGCGGCACGTTTCGAAACGCCGAGGAATTCTTTGCCCGAGTGGAAAAAGGAGAACCCGAAGCCCGTAAAATTTTGGATGAAGGAAGAGAGGTCCTGGCCGAGCTGATCCGCAACCTGATCCACATCCTAAATCCGGAATGCATCGTTTTGTCCGGAGGCTTGGCCCGATCTTATTCTCTTTTCGGAAAACCGCTTGAAAATCGGGTTAGAGAAATCATTTTTCCCGTATTCAGAGACCACGTTCGCATTTTAGCGGGCGGCTCCATCACGGGAGCGCTCGGCGCCGCGAGCCTTTGTTTGGGACGGAACGAATGA
- a CDS encoding ABC transporter ATP-binding protein translates to MILRINNLSRTYGNTKAVNSVSFDVNQSDYVAIVGPSGSGKTTLLSMITGMLTSSSGEIYFDTLKLSSMTKGTLAKFRARNIGLIFQFSELISHLTVEENILLPALLVGKFGEQEYKEKCEYLISSLNLNSIRDQLPTRLSGGQIQMTAIARALINEPEILLADEPSGDLDPENSELVRKLLSDFNSRGLTVLLVTHDMNLAFDAKTIYEMREGSFTRVVK, encoded by the coding sequence ATGATCCTACGGATCAACAATCTTTCCCGCACATACGGAAACACGAAAGCGGTAAATTCCGTTTCCTTCGACGTGAACCAATCCGATTATGTCGCTATCGTGGGCCCGTCCGGTTCCGGAAAAACGACCCTCCTTTCCATGATTACCGGAATGTTGACGAGCAGTTCTGGAGAGATTTATTTCGATACTTTAAAGCTCTCCAGCATGACCAAAGGAACTCTGGCGAAATTTCGGGCTCGAAATATCGGGCTGATCTTCCAGTTTTCCGAGCTGATTTCCCACCTGACCGTGGAAGAGAATATTCTGCTTCCCGCCCTTTTGGTCGGGAAATTCGGAGAGCAGGAATATAAGGAAAAATGCGAATATCTCATTTCTAGCCTGAACCTGAATTCGATCCGGGACCAATTGCCTACCAGACTTTCTGGAGGTCAGATCCAAATGACCGCGATCGCGAGAGCCCTGATCAACGAACCCGAAATCCTATTGGCGGACGAGCCCTCCGGAGATCTGGATCCCGAAAACAGCGAGTTAGTGAGAAAATTGCTCTCCGACTTCAATTCCAGAGGATTGACCGTGCTCCTCGTGACCCACGATATGAATCTAGCGTTCGACGCGAAGACGATCTACGAAATGCGGGAAGGTAGCTTTACCCGAGTCGTGAAATGA